The genomic segment CATGGTGACGTACAACGAAATGGCTTGGTAGCACATGACTTAAGGTCACGTTGTTTGACTGGGCATTGTTTACTTTATGTATGCTGGTTTGTTCGATATTATATGGCGTTATCATAATGCCATTATGACAGTGCATCCGAGCGAGGCGACAGTCCATTGCCACAAATCATACTATCGCTAGCAATCTACCCAATGAAGAGTTCAAACGAAGACTCTGTCCAGCCAAGCGACGTGCGGCAAGAGGGTTTCCTCAGAGTATCATCGGTTGCTCGCTTAGATCGCTTAATGGCCCCAAGAATTTCCAGTTATAGTTAAGCATAATCGTCACCTCGGCTACGTCGGCTAACCTTCCTTGTCCGGCTTAGCCCTCGTAGTTAACCTTTCCCCAGACCCCATGGGGATTTCCCCAACATGAGTATGATTGTCCTTTTATAAAAACCTCGAGATACACCTTGAAGGATTTTTATTCACAGCAATACAGACATTCTTCTTAGTCTACCTCCTCAAAGCCTGTCTGCTTGATCAACTCGATTAACCACGATGACCTTCTAGGCTACCAAACCGCCGAAGAAAGTGCAGACCTCAAAGAAGGAATCGACCACTGCGAATCTACAAAAGGCGCCGTCCAAGATGaccttcatcaagctcaactCGCAGCTGAGGAAGAACGTGGCACTACGTTTCTTAAATCAGTCAAACAGCATCGAGCTGCCGTAGCTTGGTCCGTCCTCCTCTCGACTGCAATCATCATGGAGGGATACGACATGAAACTCATTGGATCCCTCAATGCCCAGCCAGCTTTTATGAAGCGATATGGAAATAAGCTTCCGAGTGGTGACTATCAGATCACGGCTGCATGGCAAGTTGGGTTGTCCAATGGTGCCTCGGTTGGATCTCGTATTGGGCTGTACTTGAACGGCCATGTCTCAGAGCGTCTGGGTTTCAAGAAGGCGATGATACTCTCTATTTCTCTTTTTACAGCAGCTGTTTTCATTACATTCTTTGCCCCCAGTGTCGAAGTCCTCTTGGTTGGACAGATATGCCAGGGTATTCCTTGGGGTGTCTTTCAGACTTTGACGACAGCTTATGCTGCCGAGGTCTGCCCTGTTCACCTTCGTGGGTATCTCACAACCTCTGTAAATCTATGCTGGGTATGTGGTCATTGACCCTTGGACTATTTAGAATTGCTAATAATATGGGGACAGGTCATCGGACAGTTTCTGTCTGCTGAGTGTTACGCGTAATGGCCGATCGAACCGACGAGTGGGCATACAGGATTCCTTTCGCCATTCAGTGGATCTGGTTAGTTCCTCTTATTATCGCCATATCGTTTGTACCTGAATCCCCTTGGTGGTGCGTTCGCAAGTGGGGCGCATTGCCGACGCAGAAGGCAACCTCGGTCGTCTTGTCGATTCTCGAACCACTTCGGCCAAAAGCCTTGATAATATGGTGAAACTGATGGAAGTTACCGTAACTCTGAAGTGACCCAAGTACGAGAAGCCAGGACAGGACAGCATCACCTTGACTGCTTCCGTGGTGTTAACCGCCGTCGAACCATAATTGCATACTGTACCTGGGGAATCCAAATCTTATCTGGCACTGGATTGCGAACATAAGCAACTTACTTCTACCACTAAGCAGGACTTCCAACTACTCAAGCCTTCAACATGAGTCTCATCTAATATGCTCTTGGGATTATTGGAGTGTGGGTTTCGTGGTTGATGCTTCTATATTTCGGACAACGAACCATGTATGTCTGGGGAATGGCTGGTCTTGAGATTAGTCTCTTAGTCATGGGAGGACTCGGCATGAGACCAAAGACTTCTGCTATAGGCTGGACTATCGGAAGTATGCTCATTCTGTAGGCGTTTGTGTATAACGTCACTGTTGGCCCTATTTGTTATGCTCTTATGTCGGAGGTTCCTGCGTCCAAGCTTCGAAGCAAGACAGTTATCCTAGTAGGAATGACGTacaacattctcaacatTATCGGCAATGTCATCACACGTTACATGCTCAACCCTGGTGCTTGGGCTTAGGTAGCCAAGACAGATTTCTTCTTCGCTGGGACTTGTATCCtgtcttttttctttacgGTGTGCTGTATCCCGGAAACAAAAGATTATACCTATGCGGAGCTGAATATTCTGTTTCAGAGATGTATAAAGGCTTGGAAGTTCGCTGAGGACAAGGTCACTTTGCATAGCATTACCAGAATTAagaatttaatatataactaacacttaagcctattaacatatataatattataggctaagttatatagaatttaaagtaataaataatttaataagtTCTAACGATCAAGTAGAAAATCCGCCAAGTCCAAGGTGTGTGCAGGCCGCAGTGAGACCCAGATCCCTATGCGAATCCTTGCAAATATCACAAGCTTACCCCCGTCTGCCGGGAAATTATGATGTTTATAACCAGGCCCTCATACTGCTACTTTAATAGAAAGAAGACGACCTCGGCACCCAGACGGAGATTGGCAAGCTGCGGAAAGTCTCGAAGCTTGTGCCTCACGGAAGACGAGTTCAAGTTCAGCATTAGGGAAAATTGCGGCCACGGAGCGAGCCAGCAGCTCAGAAAGCGTTGAGGGCAAGGAGCGCGTAGAGGGTTATCGCAGCAAGTATTTAGATAAATAAGTGACTTTCTTCCGGGAATAAATCGCACATTTAACCCATGATCACTGCTCCGTATTGCggtaaaaaaaaagaaaaaagcaTCTAGCACTTCACAGGAAGCGCCTTCTCGCTCGTCGCTTTCTTAGCCAAAGCAACCTCCGCGTTACGCCGACGGACAAGGCCTGGGAGCTTCCTCCCGCCTGCATAAACCCACTTGGGCAGCTCCTGAGAAATCACAGTGTTGGGCTTCTCACCCTTATTGAGACGCTTGAGGAGCTGCGACCCCTCGGCGGCACCGCAACCAAGGTTGAAGGACCAACTAACCAGGGCCCCGAATTGGTTCTTGTTGAGGGTGACTTTGCTGCTGACCATTTTGGCGATGCATTTCTCGAATTTCTATCATGATGTTAGGACCAGTTGTCTGAGATGTAAAGATGGAAATGAAGATAAACTTACTCTCATGTCATCCgcgagaagcttcttgccGTTGGCCTTTGAAAGGGGAATTGCATATTTAACATCAGTGCACTTGGAGTTCGAGCAGAGATGGCCGTAGCCTACGGTAGGATAACCAGCAGCGTCCTTGTCTATCGTAACTGATTAGTATGCCTTACAGTCCCAAAAGCAAGACATCACTGACAGATATGGGGAACAAAACCCTCAAACTCGCCAATCAGGTCCACGGTAGCCTGGTTAGACGATGGCGCAGAGCAACCTCCGCCGCACTTGGGCTTGATGTATCCACTAGAGCCTGTCTTGACGTAGTAGTCCGAGACATAGCAGCCATCTGAGATTTTATCCCAGATGGTATTCCCGCTGATGTTGGTGCCCTCGGTCTGGCAGGTGATTTTAACATCGGTGCCCTTCTTCAATACCTTCTTGACCGCATAGCTGGTGCCTGGGCCAGAGCGGCACTTAACATCGTTGCCGGTGATGGGGTATGCGGCTGCAAGGGAGGCCGTGAGGGTAGAAAGGGCAAAGAGAGCGAACTTCATGGCGAGCAATGTTCTGTAGAggggaagttgaagagggttgaaggatgttgatgagtATTCGTTCAAGCTTAAGAAGGTAGTATATGCCCTTTATGTACCCAAGTCTTAACGCTGTGTGATAGGGTAAGGCAGACATGAACAACCAGCCCTCATTTCCATCTGCATGCTGAAATTACCGGTCATCCTTCCATAAGAAAGCTTTCCCCTTCGAGTAGGTGGAAGAACATAACAGCCAGCGTTCTAGACTCTTTCTTGCATACTAAGACGGGAAACTAGTATGCCGATTTATAAATTTGGTCTTACCCTATGCCGCTCGACTAGATTAGGAAGCTACTCAATTGCCTCAACGGGATCGCGGTTGATGTGGGTATCGGTGAAACACCTCGGAGATGGACCCTGAGTAGGAAAGGCTTGGAACTTTTTTCCTGTGCGGACAGAAGCTGAATGAAGATCCCTCGCTATTCTAAACAGCATGTACTTCGGAGCCAATAGGCTCACGGGGCCACATGAATATAAAACCCCTGAGATACGTCCGTAACCTTGCGGAAATTTCCGTCAGGCATAAAAAGAGTCGCTCTGGATGTGGAGAGATGATCGATTGAGGCGCTTATCTTCAAGGGATAATTAGCTCTGTGACATGGTGAAGGGGCTGATCCTTGAGTTTGGCCATACTAGTTGCTTACTGAATGCTACGTGAAGCCCGGTAGTTAAGTTCCAAAGGCATGATTGGTCACGTCATATTGCGGCTAATACGGTTATTCAGGGCTGAGGCAGGGGCCAGTACAAAACTCCTGGGCTGAGAGTTGCGCATAAATGAGACATAATAATACTACCGTGAAGGACCTTAGCCTTGGGCCTGAAGAAGATAATGGAAATCAACAGCAGAGGAAATGAAAATGATTTTACGCCGAAACAGATATGCCCTGAGCGGTTTAAGCTACAGGGATCTTTTACCAGTCACAGCCACGTATAATGTATTCTAAGTATTTCGGCCATTCAAAATCTAAATTCTATCGAACTTCCTCCGTAGCTGAACCGCTTCACATCACCGTGGTAACTAATCCGTAAGCGCATGCGTCTCTACCTGCTCTTATGCGCAGAGTTCATCAAGGGCTTGCGGTCTGGGCTGGGGCTGTTAGAGTTCGTTTTGATGTAGAGCAGGGTGGGTGCTCTGCAAGGCCCATGGCAAAGAGGCTAAATGCAGTTATAGGGCTTGGGAAGTCATTATTAGAAGAGGCACGGTCGTTTCGGCAGAGCTTTGCACTAGATTTGGGCGATGGTGGTTATAGGGTCGGCGCTTTTGAGGGATTCGTAGGACCATATGCACGTGCCGGCCTTCACATAGCTCATGGTGTGTCTTCCTTGAGGGGGATCGATGAGCTTCCCCGAGTAGACAGTAATGCCTATACCAGGGCCGATGGCATTCCATTACCATCTGTCATGTGTAAGCTGCTTCGTCATACCCATAGGATCAGCCTAAGTCATGCCTTCATTAGTGCTCTCTGCGAGAAAAGTGTAACGTCTTCCTTGCAAAAGAAATGTTGAtcttctttatcttcttcCCACTCGGGAGGCATTACCGCCGTTTGGCTATAGGCGCTGTGGTTCCACTTCAGGAACAGTTAGATGGTGCTTTCGTTAGCCATGGGCGTGAGGTTTCCCTAAGTGCCATCTCCCTTTCCGACCATCTCTCAGAGGGCATCCCAGTGGGTGGGGCTCTCATTGTGGCTGTTGGTGATCTTGGTATGCTTGTAGAATAGCTTGAAGTCCCCATAGTCTTAATTCTTGTGCGGCTGACCCTCGGAAAATGCGAGGATGCGGCGTGTAGTTGTAGTAACTACAGCGGGGATCTAAACGAATGGAAACCAACCCCACTTGGAAGCTTGTCCGTGTTGCCCATGTTGGAGCTGCGGAAAAGGATGAAGCTTTTATGGTACGGTATTTGATCCTTGGCTAGGTCATTGATATGGGCAAAGACGGTGTAAGCCGTAAGTAGCACCAAGCGCAAAAGTCTGATGGAGCCGTTGAAACTGAATATTGCTTTTGCCATAATGATGAAATTGCACTTCCCACTTGACGAGAATCATCAGGAGCAATGGATATTGTTCGTTACATGGATATATGATATTATAAATGATTGGAATGGACAATAGAATCTTCAGAAACTTCTTATTAAAGAATTCGGGTAAATACTGACAACTGATTGACTTAAGAATTTACTGCCGACAACACTAACAGGTTTGAAGAGATTAACCGTATGCTCGAGAATACTCCTTGACTAGAGAACACCGCAATTCTTGTCATATCCCGTTGATCACATGTAGATCAATTGAATGACAACCTTCCAAATGCTAAGTGGTCACGCTCAGATTAATTAATAGACGTCCTTCCCAATGTAGACAAGGCTGTGCAGATGATCATGACCCCTGTTTTTCGTTTTATCCACTGGAAAAAAATGCCGCGATTATCCTGCACGGTGAAACAGTTAAAGAGGAAAGTGGCCCTATACTTGTTCAGGATACCTCCGCGGCAGCTGAAAAAAGAGCTAATACAGAGTCGGCAAGAGCTGTTTCTAAAGCCTTGAGCACTGCCGCATTGTGGAATACTGGGGATGCCGTCTTTGGCCCAGAACCCTTTCGAGGAGGTCCTTCAATTTCAATATGCAGGCCGCCAGAAAGCTTCCAATAAATGTTAATTGAATGGAACAATGAGTTCCTCCGTCTTACAGACAGGGGTTCTCAAACTGTCtgtctttcttttcatttCGATCGTCAGTTGTTTGTGGTTGTATTTTCCTTTAGCTGAAGAGGTGATTGGTTTTGGCTCTCATTTCTATAAATTGAGCAATCGTCAAGATCACATTCGGTCTCAATACCATCAGCAGTCATTCCTTGAATACCTCTGAAAATGAAGTTTATAACTTTGTGCGCCTATGCGCTCGCATTCTTTTCCACTGGAGTTCATTCCTACCCCGTGACCAGCGACAACCTGAACTGCCGCTCCGGTCCAGGCACGGCCTTTGCAATTAAGAAATCTTACAAAAAGGGCCAGGACGTTACTATTACCTGCCAAACTCAGGGGGACAAAGTCGAGGGAAATTCCATCTGGGATAAGACGTCTGACGGCTGCTATGTTGCCGACAAATACGTCAAAACCGGAAAGGACGGCTACGTCAAGGGCAAATGCACCAATGTCCCCAAGCCCCCCAAGAATAAGAAAATCCCAGGCCCTAGGGTCAACGACTATCCCTACAAGAACAGCTGCGGCCCAGCGGACAAATGGCTATACTTCAAGTGCCAATGCACCAGCTTCGTGGCATGGCGTGTCAATGAGCGCCTGGGTATTAAGTTCCACAACAAGTACAAAGGGAAGGCATGGGGTAATGGTAATCAGTGGGATGAGGCTGCCAGAGCGAGTGGTGTGAGGGTTGATAACAAGCCTGTGCCTGGCTGTATTGCTCAGACAAATGCCGGGAAATCCGGACATGTTGCTTGGGTTTCTGCTGTCGATGGGGATATGGTTTTTGTTGAAGAGTATAACTGGAACAATTACAGGGCTTATGGAACGCGCAAGGTCCACAAGAGCAAGTTTAATTACATTCATCTAAAGGTCTAAGGCTTCTGGTTGATGGCTTCAGCAATGAAGAGAGATATGGGGTTGGGAGAAGTGAAATTGGGATGTCAGGAATTCCAAGGTCGACAATATTATTCTAAGACAGATGTATAGTTTGAAAATGTATTGCAACATTTAATCAAAGGGTAGTTAAAGATTGAAGTGAACCTGTGGTAGTGATCTAGTGAACTCTTTAGATATAAGAATAGGTATAAaggattatataaatctGCAGGCACTAGATTAAAAAAGTGGCATTTATGACtaaatttaaaatatttatgTATCTAGTAATACCTTTTAgccttattaatatattagtaatattctaggaaataattaataatatagtttaataatatcttaatatctttataatatattattttaataatattttaatcttcttaaagaataaaaagaaatactaagtatatatttataaggttttaaaaatattataacttaaattattttgctagctataatatatctttataagGGTATTTTTAGAATAAATATTAACATTTTAAAGAATAATCCTAACTCGAGATGGTTTGTTTTAATGGCAGGAGTCTTGGTTAGCATGACTAGGGGTATTTGGTTTCTCCTCTCTCGTAATCTGGTACCCAACCCCACATCTTGACTTTACTCCCCTATCTAACATAtctgaggctgatgagaaggtCTCGAGACACAGGTCTGGCCGCCTCTAAGATACTAAAAAGGAGGTTAATACTTGTTGTCTTTTTGTTACTCCTTCTATCTGCTTTAGTAAGCTCCACAGTCCATACTAGCTATCAAGCTGAAAATTAAATTAGAATTATTAACATTTCTTAATATGGGCTGTTTTTAATAGATATCTGTTAGTTAAATATTAACGTCCTccttaaaatatttttaataaacTCAGAAGGATTTTATCTCATCGTCAAGGGTTGCTAATAGTTTTCGACTCTTAACTATAGTATCTGCCTCCCGTGTTTTCCAAGCTTTATATTTGCAAACCTACTTACTTATATCAGCAGTTTCTTAAAGAACTGCActtaaataagtatttttattatcGGTTCGAGCCCTCAATTTCTTACATGGTGTAACAGCAGACTGCAGAACTATAAAGGTCTCCCTTACCGAGTAGGTATGCACGCTTAGCTTTCTTCTCTTAGCTCTTAACTACTAAATTCTAAGCTTGGGTAAGTACTCCGGCTTAAAGCTTTCTTCCCTGGCCTTATGACTATGCTTAGTGCTATAGTCTGTTCGCTTTTGTGTTATTAGTTGTTATCCTACTTCTATATGTAGCTAGGTGAATACTCTAAGATATTGCCAGACGGGAAGTTGGCTGATAAGCTTGTATCCGGCATTTTAATTACTGATTAGTAGTATATAAAGGAGAATTTAGTATGGGAAAGAGGTGGACTTCAAACTTCTGTAGTAAATGGACTGTTGTACTGTTAATATTTCCAAAGTTGACGCCTCTTTTCTCAGGCCCGATTAGGGCAGAATTAGATAGATATACTGACTTGATTTGGAGTTCCATGTCCATTCAAGCCGTGTTGGCTCGGACTTTCGGATTGACAAAGCCATATATGGATGCCACCTGCTGCATGCGCGCATAGAAACCTTCCCTTTTCTTTAGAAGATGTATAAGAGGAATATTCTAGGTAGCCACTGCAACCAGAGCCCATCTTGGAGCGCCTACTAGCCTCTAACAGCAGTGAGATTTATTCCAAATACCTTACTACCTTCTTGAACcatttacttttatttagTATAACAAGGTCTCTAAGTCTAAGCATGTCCACATACATGCGGTACTCAAGCGCACCCTTGGAGGCACGATTGGCATCCTCAGTTTCCAACTCGTAGGAGATCTTGATGTCAAGATCACGCGTGTTCTTGGAGTTGGGTCGGACATCAAGGTTGAGAGCAATCTGCTCGCCCTGCTGGACGGTGAGAACATCCTCGAAGTAGAAGAGTCCTTGTCgatctttggcttcttcctGTCGTTCGAATAGCAGAAGTCACTGTAGCGACCACCGGTTTTAAATCGTCCTCCAGCGTCGTTACGAGCTCTTGCTCTTTTTTCGATCTTGGGTCCCTCGATATCTTCGATACCACTATGAACCTGAATGGTGACATAGCCTCCGTTATAGCGCTTAAGGACTGAGTATTTATGCACTATAGGAATTAAATTAGGAAATGTTTTATATTTTAGAGAGTGAATTTTAAGCTTACTTTTAGTAGAGTTTATGCCATAAGCCTCGGCAAGTTCGAGATCCTGTGCGTGGGGCGTCTTGCAAGTCGTTTCTTTACTATTAACGGATTTTCATCATGTAGGTTTGTCGAATTATTCCGCGAGTATCTAGTTATTTCTCGCGATGTCATGCTACGTTGTAGTTAACTGCATTCCAAGTTTCAACTAGTAAGAATGTGATGACCATTTCCTGAAGCTAAGCTGCCATAAACCCTAAGCCCGGTAAATTATGCTTAATTTCAGTGATACAGAAGCCCCAAAGTTTAGCGGTATAAGTAGGAAGACTCAAATGGGGCCTAGTACTAGAGGTCGTTTAAGGTCAACTTAGAACCATGTGAGATGGATTGTGAAGTGACTAGATTAATTCAATTATAGTATAAAAACTAAAGATATATACATAATAGTAATCCACCTTTCCTTGCTATAAGATAAGTTAAGTGATTATCAAAAGAATAAAAGGCTTTAAGTAGTCAGAGTCCTGTCCCCAACCCTATGAAATATTGCTAGATTTCCGTCTATGGCTATTTGCATGCTGCACAGGCCCATTCTCCAACAGGAGGCATGCCAGCAAGCCCAGTTGCAAAAGAAATGATGCTCTGGAGATTGTCATCGCAGAAGGACCCGCAAATTCCCGCACTAGGACACGAGACAGTCCAATGGATCCTTGCCTGTGTAGATGCCTTATCCCTCTTTCCATCAGGAAGCACACTTACTAACACAGTTCCAGTCACGGGGTACGTGTACTCCAGGTACTCAAACTCATAATCGGGTTCGCACATCCCCTCGTTTCGGCAACTGCCGCTGTATCGGCCCGTCTTGGTCACACTTGTCTTCGCAACCGCAGGTGCCACGGCTTCGATCAGAGTCTTTTTCATGCTAGGGACATTCTCACGCGCTGAGAAAAAGCAATCGTCGAATGTAATACTGCAGTCATTACCAATGCTGTAAGACGTTCCTTTGCACTGAAGAccctcatcgtcctcattAATGTGGCTGAAAGCAGCCTCGGGCGTCCAGTCTGCGACCTCAGAATTGGTGCCCTGCACGCGCACCTGGATCTCCTCTTTGGACATGCCATAGTCGGTTACCACTTGGAAGTCAGTGGCAGGCGCGGGTGGCGGGTTATctggctgatggaagcaaaTGTAGGCGCTGGTACAAGCTGTTCCATCCGGAAGGTCGAAAGCCGGCTTGCCATGCTCGGCCCAGCACTTGAATTCGTTTCCAAAGGTATGCTTTGCATCGCCTGCATAGCTCTTGGACTCTTCCCAGTCTTTGATAGCTGGATTGATTGCGACCTGGAAAGTGTCGCCGTTGGAGAATGTGGTGGCAACGCCACTTGATCTCCATGGGTACGAACCGTCCCAAGGCACGTTTGCAATCATGTCTGGCTGTACCCATTTGGTGTCACCGCCACCTGGGTTGTAAGACCCAGCATAGTATGCCATCACATTTGACTTGGCAGTACCATCAGCTCCGACACCGCAGTCCACGAGCATCAGGTGCTCGTCCGGTCGGTAGTCTCGTGAATTGATGGTTGCGGCTCGAGAGCCTGAGAGTAGGAGGAAAATGATGGTTTTGATTGAAGTCATTGTTGTTCAAGTGAAGCCGGAGGCTCTCGCGTGACAAGATAGAGTATTAGATGCAAGAATTGCTTGAATTGTAAGTTGCAAGTGTGCTTGTTGAGAATACTTTTCTTCGACGACAACAACTCAGATATATATACTGTATTTGATATTCTGTTCAGCGTTGGTCCTCCCAATGGAGCCTGAACTCTGAAGTCCAATAACAAGCCAGAATCGTATTCTCTTGATGATGTAGCATGGGGGCCTTTGGCGTTGAACCTGGCTCTGCCCTGAAATTTTCCAGACTAGGGTTAGCGTTACCAACTCCCGCTTACTTCTGCTCCACAGCCCCATTTACTTCATTTCCCTTCAGCATTGGTCTTCAGGGTATACCAGCGGTATCTTCTATCCGGCATATTCTTTGGTCCTGAAAGCCGAGAGTCTAACACTTAGCAATACCAAAGTGCCGTCAAGAGTGGGTCTGACACCTGAACCCCTGAACATATCTCGGCTTCGCCGTCTTCGCCGTCTTCTCCGAGCTTATGATTCGTCAGAAAGAGCCCGATGACAATACGAAGGCTGAAGCAGtttaagcttattttaaGCAAAGGGTTTGTTAAGTTAGCGGTGCATAAGCTGGCGCGAGCTATTACACTTGTAACACTCATTGACATTATCCTGCAATTATCCAAGTAAACGCGGACACGCTGCTGCCGTCTCCGTTTTAGGCCGCACCGCCCATTCGGGCAAGGTGCGCCCGCCGCTCATCCACGCGACGTTGTCTCACGTGATTCTGTGTATATAAGACAGCCACCACCTTCGACACCATGAACATGTATCTTTGACTTCTAGTCCTTTTACTCTCCATCTGTTTGAACTAGCCACTTACGGGTGTGGGATGTATCAGATAATAGTCAGTTTACAGGTGCCGTAATGGAGTTTTCGCCCCTCAAATAGTATTGCCATCATAAATTGAAATAGTTATATCGAAAGCGTAATGAACTGAAAGGCATGAGATTTTGCCCTTACTCGAATGGAGCACTATCTTTGTCGACCAACACATCAAAATTCACCATTTCCTCAAACCTATCAGCCATGATGTGTACTATTGCTTCGTAAGCCCAGCTAGAAATAGGGTCCAAGACAAAGGTCAAGAAAGCTTCTGCAGCTATA from the Fusarium oxysporum f. sp. lycopersici 4287 supercont2.56 genomic scaffold, whole genome shotgun sequence genome contains:
- a CDS encoding MFS transporter, SP family, general alpha glucoside:H+ symporter; protein product: MEGYDMKLIGSLNAQPAFMKRYGNKLPSGDYQITAAWQVGLSNGASVGSRIGLYLNGHVSERLGFKKAMILSISLFTAAVFITFFAPSVEVLLVGQICQGIPWGVFQTLTTAYAAEVCPVHLRGYLTTSVNLCWVIGQFLSAECYA
- a CDS encoding lysozyme is translated as MKFALFALSTLTASLAAAYPITGNDVKCRSGPGTSYAVKKVLKKGTDVKITCQTEGTNISGNTIWDKISDGCYVSDYYVKTGSSGYIKPKCGGGCSAPSSNQATVDLIGEFEGFVPHIYKDAAGYPTVGYGHLCSNSKCTDVKYAIPLSKANGKKLLADDMRKFEKCIAKMVSSKVTLNKNQFGALVSWSFNLGCGAAEGSQLLKRLNKGEKPNTVISQELPKWVYAGGRKLPGLVRRRNAEVALAKKATSEKALPVKC
- a CDS encoding protein arginine N-methyltransferase 1; translation: MTSIKTIIFLLLSGSRAATINSRDYRPDEHLMLVDCGVGADGTAKSNVMAYYAGSYNPGGGDTKWVQPDMIANVPWDGSYPWRSSGVATTFSNGDTFQVAINPAIKDWEESKSYAGDAKHTFGNEFKCWAEHGKPAFDLPDGTACTSAYICFHQPDNPPPAPATDFQVVTDYGMSKEEIQVRVQGTNSEVADWTPEAAFSHINEDDEGLQCKGTSYSIGNDCSITFDDCFFSARENVPSMKKTLIEAVAPAVAKTSVTKTGRYSGSCRNEGMCEPDYEFEYLEYTYPVTGTVLEEAKDRQGLFYFEDVLTVQQGEQIALNLDVRPNSKNTRDLDIKISYELETEDANRASKGALEYRIKWFKKVVRYLE